Proteins encoded in a region of the Longibacter salinarum genome:
- a CDS encoding permease, whose product MSTSFWASYGEAAKTAVGFFWKSGWAFVLGYTISAMIQSFVPKARLTQYMGDPNLKSVALSTVFGSASSSCSFAALAAARSLIAKGAHFVAAVAFMFASTNLVIELGILILIFLGAQYLAAEIIGGLILITISSTLIRWTYPDSMLEKAREKVQREAPDMEEDFDWKERIQSRKGWYRVGQSFTNEWGMVWEEILIGFTVAGFVAVLVPESFWQALFLTNMQGELPAWFIALENALVAPFVAAATFIGSMGNIPLATVLASNGVLFAGIMGFIYSDLMVPPLVATNAKYYGWPVALYVAGIMFVSIVATALILDGTFAFVGWVPEGAREIASLTQFAIDYTFWMNVAAAVLVGVNLYLQRQHESDHDGHDHGADDEGLSAKQAVVYIFITVLIGGLVAFAITGGTG is encoded by the coding sequence ATGTCAACCTCTTTCTGGGCCTCGTACGGCGAAGCGGCAAAGACAGCCGTCGGCTTCTTCTGGAAGAGCGGTTGGGCCTTCGTGCTCGGGTACACGATCAGCGCAATGATCCAGTCGTTCGTGCCCAAGGCCCGACTGACGCAGTACATGGGCGATCCCAATCTGAAGAGTGTCGCCCTCTCAACCGTCTTCGGCTCGGCATCGTCGTCTTGCTCTTTCGCCGCGCTGGCTGCGGCCCGCTCACTCATAGCAAAGGGCGCCCACTTCGTCGCGGCGGTGGCGTTCATGTTCGCCTCCACGAACCTCGTGATTGAGCTGGGCATCCTGATCCTGATCTTTCTCGGCGCACAGTACCTTGCGGCGGAAATCATCGGCGGGCTCATCCTCATCACGATTTCCAGCACGCTGATTCGATGGACCTATCCAGACTCGATGCTGGAAAAGGCGCGCGAGAAGGTCCAACGCGAAGCGCCGGACATGGAGGAGGACTTTGACTGGAAGGAGCGGATTCAGAGCCGGAAAGGCTGGTACCGCGTCGGACAGTCGTTCACAAACGAGTGGGGGATGGTCTGGGAGGAAATCCTGATTGGCTTCACGGTTGCTGGATTCGTCGCTGTGCTGGTGCCCGAAAGCTTCTGGCAGGCCCTCTTCCTCACCAACATGCAGGGGGAGCTGCCGGCCTGGTTCATCGCCCTGGAGAATGCTTTGGTCGCCCCGTTCGTCGCGGCCGCTACGTTTATCGGCTCGATGGGCAACATTCCGCTCGCCACCGTCCTCGCGTCGAACGGCGTCCTCTTCGCCGGCATCATGGGCTTCATCTATTCTGACCTGATGGTCCCGCCCCTCGTCGCGACGAATGCGAAGTACTATGGCTGGCCGGTCGCGCTCTACGTTGCCGGGATCATGTTCGTGAGTATCGTCGCCACGGCGCTGATCCTCGACGGGACGTTCGCCTTCGTGGGCTGGGTCCCGGAAGGAGCTCGCGAGATCGCCTCTCTCACCCAGTTCGCGATCGATTACACGTTCTGGATGAACGTGGCTGCTGCCGTCCTGGTCGGTGTCAACCTGTACCTTCAACGGCAGCACGAATCCGACCATGACGGCCACGACCACGGAGCGGACGACGAAGGCCTCTCTGCGAAGCAAGCGGTTGTGTACATCTTCATCACGGTGCTCATTGGCGGCTTGGTCGCCTTCGCCATCACCGGCGGCACGGGCTGA
- a CDS encoding GNAT family N-acetyltransferase: protein MSDLTVTVARPDEAAALRELSLKWLDLDANPFLLPRHLIEHFTETHPVAWRAGRRVGIVSGFLSQTRVAESYIRFIAVAPNERGQGVGGRLYERFFAVARRANRAVVRAITTPDNHASIAFHRALGFEIERQPDRIDGVDVSLDHAGPGEHRVLLKRRL from the coding sequence ATGTCCGACCTAACCGTTACCGTTGCTCGTCCCGACGAAGCCGCCGCGCTACGTGAGCTGTCTCTCAAGTGGCTCGACCTGGATGCGAACCCGTTCCTTCTTCCGCGCCACTTGATTGAGCACTTTACAGAAACCCACCCGGTTGCCTGGCGGGCGGGACGCCGCGTTGGGATCGTAAGCGGCTTTCTCTCGCAAACGCGGGTGGCTGAGTCGTACATCCGATTCATCGCTGTGGCCCCGAACGAGCGGGGGCAGGGCGTGGGAGGGCGCCTGTACGAGCGATTCTTTGCTGTGGCACGGCGGGCCAATCGTGCGGTTGTCCGGGCCATCACGACGCCGGACAATCACGCATCCATCGCATTCCACCGAGCGCTTGGATTCGAGATTGAGCGCCAACCTGATCGCATCGACGGCGTAGACGTTTCGCTCGACCATGCCGGGCCAGGCGAGCATCGTGTCTTGCTCAAACGACGTCTGTGA
- a CDS encoding ATP-binding protein: protein MGKPRMDNWTLLFASAAHDSDPGFRESLRSVMQQGLYWAGMIGLVNTFCYVAINVLVLDRPMALTPEPPVEQSVVLLIDDVYMVVVSLLYLLLGWKGCSLRAGRILTALVLLLGGAVMLYDDILYGRTIQSPGFISMIYMVAVIAIPFRPLQVLALGVGIAGIIVSPTLIGAVHMLEHLPVIGVAAALMTGISVLLYNNRWSEYSARRETQKALDEHQLLLNTTQEVGNIGGWQLDLVDDTLSCTRQIYRIYERSPETTITFDTLSAPIRDGANATFRSAVSRCIQTGEPFELELPLDVGRGKWVEVRGSAVRRDGEVVEVAGTLQDVTNRHSMEAELRSGRATIRSLYGAMENLLRARSRADVAVQIERLVRDTLAYPITAIRFFENGILVPVDQSGQVHENGQGSENGSIWPSYHITGDSYVAEAYCTGETLHVRETWIGTPSGTDAPPVRSMVYVPLAGHGVISVGSHEPDGITDLDVQLLEILAGNAAVVLDRTHQVQALVAAKEQAEEANRLKSVFLANMRHEIRTPLTSIIGFAEMIGETQCEDASRGENTDILHFSRLIEKSGKRLFQTLNSVLDFSRLEAGSMPIQPAPVDVCDEVAFVVEEYQEKAGEAGVNLVLDLPATEVDMTVDRGALRRILDSLLSNAVKFTDVDGTVTVRVHTESDNVLIDVEDTGIGIDDAFVPYLFEAFRQESTGVSRDYQGNGLGLAIAHRLAVLMEGRIDVETAKDEGTCFTVVLPRTHAVPVGD from the coding sequence ATGGGAAAGCCCCGTATGGACAATTGGACGCTGCTTTTCGCGTCCGCCGCTCACGACAGTGACCCCGGCTTCCGGGAGTCGCTCCGTTCGGTCATGCAGCAAGGGTTGTACTGGGCCGGGATGATTGGTCTTGTGAATACCTTCTGTTACGTGGCCATCAATGTCCTGGTGCTGGACCGTCCCATGGCTCTGACGCCGGAGCCGCCCGTCGAACAGTCGGTCGTGTTGCTGATCGACGATGTGTACATGGTGGTCGTTTCCCTCCTCTATTTGTTGCTCGGATGGAAAGGCTGCTCGTTGCGAGCCGGGCGTATCTTGACCGCCCTGGTCCTTCTTCTGGGCGGAGCCGTGATGCTGTACGACGATATCCTGTACGGCCGAACGATCCAGAGCCCGGGATTCATTTCCATGATCTACATGGTCGCGGTCATAGCGATTCCGTTTCGGCCGCTTCAAGTCCTTGCGCTCGGTGTCGGGATTGCCGGAATTATTGTTTCCCCGACGTTGATTGGTGCCGTGCATATGCTCGAGCACCTTCCCGTGATTGGCGTGGCCGCGGCGCTGATGACAGGCATTTCTGTGCTTCTGTATAACAATCGATGGTCTGAATATTCCGCCCGGCGCGAGACGCAAAAAGCGCTCGATGAACACCAACTGCTCTTAAATACAACGCAGGAGGTCGGAAACATCGGAGGCTGGCAACTCGATCTGGTCGATGACACGCTCTCCTGCACGCGGCAGATCTATCGTATTTATGAGCGGTCGCCCGAGACGACGATCACGTTCGATACGCTTTCCGCGCCTATTCGGGACGGCGCAAATGCCACGTTTCGATCCGCGGTGAGCCGGTGCATCCAGACGGGCGAACCGTTTGAGCTTGAGCTTCCGCTAGACGTGGGGAGAGGCAAATGGGTGGAGGTTCGAGGTAGTGCCGTCCGTCGCGATGGAGAGGTCGTCGAAGTGGCGGGTACGTTGCAGGACGTCACAAACCGGCACAGCATGGAAGCCGAACTGCGCTCGGGTCGAGCGACAATCCGCTCCCTTTACGGTGCGATGGAAAACCTTCTTCGCGCTCGCAGTCGGGCAGACGTCGCGGTTCAGATCGAGCGGCTTGTCCGTGATACGCTTGCATATCCGATCACCGCCATACGCTTTTTTGAAAACGGCATTCTTGTCCCAGTCGATCAGTCGGGGCAGGTTCACGAGAATGGACAGGGGAGCGAGAATGGAAGTATCTGGCCCTCCTACCACATCACGGGCGATAGCTACGTCGCGGAAGCCTACTGTACCGGTGAGACGCTTCATGTTCGAGAAACGTGGATTGGGACGCCCTCGGGGACGGATGCCCCTCCCGTTCGGTCGATGGTCTACGTGCCGCTTGCCGGGCACGGCGTAATCTCCGTCGGAAGCCACGAGCCAGATGGCATCACCGACCTCGATGTTCAGCTTCTAGAGATTCTTGCTGGCAATGCCGCGGTGGTGCTCGATCGGACGCATCAGGTGCAGGCCCTCGTGGCAGCGAAAGAACAGGCCGAGGAGGCAAATCGTCTCAAGTCGGTCTTTCTCGCGAACATGCGCCACGAGATCCGGACGCCCCTAACGTCGATTATCGGCTTTGCCGAAATGATTGGCGAGACACAGTGCGAGGATGCCTCACGAGGGGAAAACACGGACATTTTGCACTTCTCCCGCTTGATCGAGAAAAGCGGAAAGCGGCTGTTCCAAACACTCAATAGTGTGCTGGACTTTTCAAGATTAGAGGCGGGTTCGATGCCGATACAGCCGGCTCCCGTTGATGTCTGCGATGAGGTTGCCTTCGTGGTCGAGGAGTATCAGGAAAAAGCTGGAGAGGCGGGCGTAAACCTCGTGCTCGATCTGCCGGCGACGGAGGTCGATATGACGGTCGACCGTGGTGCCCTTCGCCGTATTCTCGATAGCCTATTGAGCAATGCCGTCAAGTTTACCGATGTCGATGGCACGGTCACGGTTCGCGTGCACACCGAATCTGATAACGTCCTGATTGATGTGGAGGATACAGGAATCGGGATCGACGATGCGTTCGTGCCCTACTTGTTCGAAGCCTTTCGCCAGGAATCGACGGGCGTCAGTCGGGACTACCAGGGAAACGGTCTTGGGCTAGCGATCGCTCACCGGCTGGCCGTCCTTATGGAGGGGCGCATCGACGTGGAGACGGCGAAGGACGAGGGGACGTGCTTCACGGTCGTCCTGCCACGGACGCACGCGGTCCCGGTCGGCGACTGA
- a CDS encoding MATE family efflux transporter: protein MLPPNQKGTAPILNPVRATIEGIGRLLTYLGWIDGDRAYRIADLAWPRIVTGIARMSKSTADVAMVGIALGPAAIAGVGYGLPFWMLAFILGGGVAGGTISLVSQRVGADEERGVDAAITVSAIVAAGVTIPFAGLFGFIPEPFIQIIGSGEQAITYGADYLRVASLAMPFAALNLVASRAFVGANDAQTPMMIRAGAAVGNIVLNVPLIFVFDLGVVGAALGTLISNAAATAFFAAGLLRGHLPMIGALPLRLHRAAPFWNGETARSLRRIATPLVLRNVALNGGEFPMLAIVSLFGPNAVAAFVVALRVRALMNTPGWGFGLASSSLVGQAMGTGDARSTTGYAQDALRFTVAAYGVTALCVFAFAGPISTLFVQDPEVLEITIALVRATCLSVLAWGLMNGALGPLRAAGDTRWPFYAQVFGLVICALPTAYLGATTELGFYGLYAALILETGVPAAILYMRYRSGRWNDVAFRSQRNISRPG from the coding sequence GTGTTGCCCCCCAATCAAAAAGGCACTGCGCCGATTCTGAACCCCGTTCGTGCTACCATTGAAGGCATCGGTCGCCTGCTGACCTATCTGGGCTGGATCGATGGGGACCGGGCCTACCGGATCGCTGACCTGGCGTGGCCTCGGATCGTCACCGGGATTGCTCGCATGTCGAAGTCGACAGCAGACGTGGCGATGGTCGGCATCGCGCTCGGACCTGCGGCAATTGCCGGCGTCGGGTATGGGCTGCCCTTCTGGATGCTTGCGTTCATCCTCGGGGGTGGCGTCGCTGGCGGAACGATCAGCCTTGTATCCCAGCGCGTGGGTGCGGACGAGGAGCGAGGTGTAGATGCTGCGATCACGGTGAGCGCGATCGTGGCCGCTGGCGTCACGATCCCGTTCGCGGGTCTTTTCGGGTTCATTCCGGAGCCATTTATTCAGATCATCGGCTCCGGCGAGCAGGCCATTACGTACGGTGCGGATTATCTCCGCGTCGCGAGTCTGGCGATGCCCTTTGCGGCCCTCAACCTCGTGGCAAGCCGCGCTTTCGTGGGGGCAAACGATGCCCAGACGCCGATGATGATTCGGGCGGGCGCGGCGGTCGGAAACATCGTCTTGAACGTGCCGCTCATCTTCGTCTTCGACCTGGGTGTGGTTGGAGCGGCGCTCGGGACCCTCATCAGCAATGCGGCAGCGACTGCGTTTTTCGCCGCGGGGCTCCTCCGTGGTCACCTGCCAATGATCGGAGCTCTGCCGCTTCGGCTCCATCGGGCGGCGCCCTTCTGGAACGGGGAAACAGCACGGTCGCTGAGGCGAATCGCCACCCCTCTCGTGCTGCGCAATGTCGCGCTGAATGGCGGGGAGTTTCCGATGCTGGCGATCGTCAGCCTGTTTGGCCCGAATGCTGTGGCCGCCTTTGTCGTGGCGCTGCGCGTGCGTGCGCTGATGAACACGCCCGGCTGGGGCTTTGGGCTGGCGTCGAGCAGTCTCGTCGGACAGGCGATGGGGACGGGCGACGCACGCTCCACAACCGGCTACGCGCAGGATGCTCTACGATTTACCGTCGCCGCGTACGGGGTCACGGCTCTGTGTGTGTTCGCATTCGCCGGACCGATAAGCACGTTGTTCGTTCAGGATCCGGAGGTGCTTGAAATTACCATTGCACTCGTTCGGGCAACCTGCCTGAGTGTGCTTGCCTGGGGGCTGATGAACGGTGCACTGGGCCCGCTTCGGGCCGCGGGCGACACCCGGTGGCCGTTCTACGCACAGGTGTTTGGCCTCGTTATCTGTGCCTTGCCGACAGCCTACCTCGGTGCGACGACAGAACTTGGCTTCTACGGCCTTTACGCCGCGCTCATTCTCGAGACCGGCGTTCCCGCAGCAATTCTCTACATGCGATATCGAAGCGGACGCTGGAATGACGTTGCATTCCGATCTCAGAGAAATATCTCCAGACCGGGGTGA
- a CDS encoding choice-of-anchor D domain-containing protein, translating to MISIHCLGDIQYVTGSADRLFPSVSPPSLIMFYPRSYPDSLLKRVTPLVPFFRGGAALLVAILFLFLSSGPALAQVAVSPSTASGNTIASANTSDNIAVGADGTIYVAYHGGNGIQVVKSMDDGASFSSPVTVTSTNAEVEIDVSSNGAVYVAWVENDRLMVAKSMDGASTFAAAVDAAKLRSLSVHFATDGNNLYFVGREGTKVVVSNDGGQTFQEPPTGQSSIFSDILVDPISRDVIAQFDDPDVTYSVSTDFGTTFGTPITPSDDPYVYYSVGALSSGSQGRFLFVGGGIGSETYKIDLGKETSEIIPAPKAETSQGRSLAADEYGNVVTGYVENARVKFVVSQDLGATFGTPTTVSTTSIAQADINSTNGDVLFLYEENGDIFLRSYGERLRGYGLEVSRSTIDFGSVLLGETSGTESVIITNRTGATVNISSIETDAPFASTDACPTALAASESCEIDVSFSPTTSGGASGSLNINTDLPEGTRVVNLQGEASNEPPTIGTIAHQTITEDGTLGPLNFTVGDSQTAASDLVVTASSDNQDLVPDANITLAGTGADRTVEITPAAGKSGTATITLTVSDGTKSDNTTSETFTLTVTDVPDLAVTDGSPSGLDLTVNVDPGTDNNVVGMFTLSAGSVGATFEAVTLTNSAPGVAGVSVARLFASEDATLDVGTDTKLGEVDVDNSNAPASLAFTAFNEAVDTDTRYVILAIDVDAGASTSGMQFLLDKPSDLTVVGGELATVNGQATATFASLPLSGNVMALPVEMAGFTATPSGGTVELRWQTLTETGNAGFDVERRIGTGSWTSLTRVDGAGTTTEAQTYQFTDRDLPYEAEELTYRLRQVDVDGSESFTKEIVVTPSGARQMELLGTYPNPARTQATVRFAVPEDVSNARLVLYDLLGREVRTHSVSGAGRQQMTLNVDGLATGAYFLRLMGGGHVKTQKLTVVR from the coding sequence ATGATTTCGATTCACTGTCTCGGGGACATTCAGTACGTCACCGGGTCAGCGGATCGCCTCTTTCCCTCCGTCTCGCCCCCTTCACTTATCATGTTCTATCCCCGATCGTATCCTGACAGTCTTCTGAAGCGCGTCACACCGCTCGTTCCGTTCTTTCGTGGAGGGGCCGCGTTGCTGGTCGCAATCCTTTTTCTCTTCCTGTCTTCCGGACCCGCTCTCGCGCAGGTGGCCGTCAGTCCCTCAACAGCGAGCGGAAACACCATCGCAAGTGCAAACACGTCCGACAATATTGCTGTCGGGGCGGATGGAACCATTTATGTTGCCTATCACGGCGGAAATGGCATTCAGGTCGTCAAGAGCATGGACGACGGCGCCTCGTTCTCGTCGCCCGTGACGGTCACGTCTACGAATGCGGAGGTCGAGATTGACGTATCCTCGAACGGAGCCGTGTACGTGGCCTGGGTCGAAAATGACCGGCTGATGGTCGCAAAGAGCATGGATGGTGCAAGCACGTTCGCTGCGGCTGTGGACGCCGCGAAGCTTAGGTCTCTCTCTGTTCACTTCGCGACCGACGGCAACAATCTGTACTTTGTAGGACGCGAAGGGACGAAAGTTGTCGTCAGCAATGATGGAGGCCAGACGTTTCAGGAACCGCCTACGGGCCAGTCCTCGATCTTTTCTGATATCCTGGTCGATCCTATTTCCAGGGATGTGATTGCTCAGTTCGACGACCCGGACGTGACGTATTCGGTGAGTACGGATTTCGGAACCACGTTCGGTACGCCGATCACGCCATCCGATGATCCCTATGTTTACTACTCGGTCGGAGCCCTTTCGAGTGGAAGTCAGGGACGGTTCCTGTTTGTCGGTGGAGGCATCGGCTCGGAAACCTACAAAATTGATCTTGGGAAGGAAACGTCCGAGATCATTCCGGCCCCCAAAGCCGAGACCTCTCAGGGACGGTCGCTTGCGGCAGATGAATATGGAAATGTCGTCACGGGATACGTAGAGAATGCGAGGGTCAAGTTTGTCGTGAGCCAGGATCTCGGAGCGACGTTTGGCACGCCGACAACCGTTTCGACAACCTCGATCGCTCAAGCGGACATTAATAGCACGAATGGCGACGTTCTCTTTCTCTACGAAGAGAATGGAGACATCTTCCTCCGGTCATACGGAGAGCGGTTGCGAGGCTACGGGCTGGAGGTCTCGCGTTCCACCATCGATTTTGGCTCTGTTTTGTTGGGTGAAACAAGCGGCACCGAATCGGTGATCATTACGAATCGTACGGGAGCCACGGTCAACATTTCGTCGATTGAGACAGACGCTCCGTTTGCATCGACCGACGCTTGTCCGACTGCGCTCGCAGCGTCTGAGAGCTGTGAGATCGACGTGTCGTTTTCACCGACTACGAGCGGTGGGGCATCTGGAAGCCTGAACATCAACACCGATCTGCCGGAAGGGACCCGCGTGGTGAACCTTCAGGGAGAGGCAAGCAACGAGCCACCCACCATTGGCACCATCGCACACCAGACGATCACGGAGGACGGTACGCTCGGGCCGCTTAACTTCACCGTCGGCGACTCACAGACAGCGGCGTCCGACCTTGTCGTGACCGCGTCATCAGACAATCAGGATCTGGTTCCTGATGCGAATATAACACTTGCTGGAACGGGTGCCGATCGAACCGTCGAAATTACGCCGGCGGCTGGCAAAAGCGGGACGGCAACAATTACCCTGACGGTCAGTGACGGCACGAAGTCGGACAACACGACGTCGGAGACGTTCACCCTCACCGTCACCGACGTGCCGGATCTGGCTGTGACCGACGGCTCTCCCAGCGGGCTCGATCTGACGGTAAATGTCGATCCGGGTACAGACAATAACGTCGTCGGAATGTTTACGCTGTCGGCCGGGTCGGTCGGAGCGACGTTCGAGGCTGTGACCCTGACGAACAGTGCTCCGGGTGTGGCCGGGGTCTCGGTCGCGCGTCTCTTCGCGTCAGAGGATGCCACGCTAGATGTGGGTACCGACACGAAGCTGGGCGAAGTCGATGTCGACAACTCGAATGCGCCTGCAAGCCTCGCCTTCACAGCGTTCAACGAAGCGGTTGATACCGATACGCGATACGTGATTCTCGCGATTGACGTTGACGCCGGAGCGTCGACTTCCGGCATGCAGTTTTTGCTCGACAAACCATCGGACCTCACGGTTGTGGGAGGCGAACTCGCCACCGTGAATGGACAGGCGACGGCGACCTTCGCATCGCTCCCGCTATCGGGCAATGTGATGGCGCTCCCGGTCGAGATGGCTGGATTCACGGCGACCCCATCCGGTGGCACGGTTGAGCTTCGGTGGCAGACGTTGACGGAGACCGGAAACGCCGGCTTCGACGTGGAGCGTCGCATCGGCACCGGGAGCTGGACCTCGCTGACGCGCGTGGACGGTGCGGGGACGACGACGGAAGCGCAAACCTACCAGTTCACGGACCGCGACCTTCCGTACGAGGCGGAAGAGCTGACGTATCGTCTCCGGCAGGTCGATGTCGACGGCTCGGAGAGCTTCACGAAAGAGATCGTCGTAACGCCGTCTGGCGCACGTCAGATGGAGTTGCTCGGGACGTACCCGAACCCGGCCCGGACGCAGGCCACGGTGCGGTTTGCGGTACCGGAGGACGTAAGCAATGCGCGCCTGGTGCTCTACGACCTGCTCGGACGCGAGGTGCGAACGCACAGCGTCTCCGGAGCTGGACGTCAGCAGATGACGTTGAACGTTGACGGGCTCGCGACGGGAGCGTACTTCCTTCGCCTGATGGGCGGGGGGCACGTGAAAACGCAGAAACTCACTGTCGTTCGCTAG
- a CDS encoding heparan-alpha-glucosaminide N-acetyltransferase domain-containing protein → MCSGDEETGDTSPPARYRSLDAFRGVAVVLMFNAHVVNTTLRPGLQEGLLFRIVDLINGLVAPVFLLTAGLVFALATPPSSTDRIATVKGWGKQLLLIWVIGYLLRAPGLMPESWHHAGAQDWDRFLKVDILHCIALSWVVLLSAYVTIRSAATRRRVLGGLCIGIVAATPVLWSVSFPSVIPVALANYVTAEYESLFPFFPWGAYVLAGTVAGRALISADRRNVARQHMRRLLLVGGVGGLSLGLLAFNGHRLWPGVGWDGDPVVIAAYLLLSLATMALFYLALEPTQSGQAQPQDPGWLEIVGQESLLLYVAHLLVLYRLGWNEHTLASTFGNALGPWGVIALFIALSIAMAGLALGWQRTKENRSLRVWVQVIGLTIAAYALA, encoded by the coding sequence ATGTGTTCTGGAGATGAGGAAACAGGCGATACTTCTCCGCCCGCGCGATACCGCTCGCTCGACGCTTTCCGGGGCGTGGCGGTCGTTCTGATGTTCAACGCCCACGTCGTCAACACGACGCTACGCCCCGGACTGCAGGAGGGTCTTCTCTTTCGCATCGTCGACCTCATCAACGGGCTCGTCGCGCCCGTTTTTCTCCTCACCGCCGGTCTCGTCTTTGCGCTGGCCACACCTCCCTCATCGACCGATCGGATCGCCACCGTAAAAGGATGGGGGAAGCAGCTGCTCCTGATCTGGGTCATCGGGTATCTGCTTCGTGCGCCCGGCCTCATGCCCGAATCCTGGCACCACGCGGGAGCGCAAGACTGGGATCGGTTCCTGAAGGTCGATATCCTGCACTGCATCGCGCTCAGCTGGGTCGTGCTGCTCTCGGCCTACGTCACGATCCGATCGGCCGCCACCCGACGACGCGTTCTGGGCGGACTGTGTATAGGAATTGTCGCCGCTACGCCCGTCCTGTGGTCTGTGTCCTTTCCGTCGGTGATCCCCGTCGCGCTCGCGAACTACGTCACGGCGGAGTACGAATCTCTCTTCCCGTTCTTCCCCTGGGGCGCCTACGTTTTGGCTGGTACCGTGGCGGGACGCGCGCTCATCTCGGCCGACCGCCGGAATGTTGCGCGACAGCATATGCGTCGCCTCCTGCTTGTCGGCGGCGTCGGCGGCCTGAGCCTCGGCCTGCTGGCCTTCAACGGACACCGGCTCTGGCCCGGCGTAGGATGGGACGGAGATCCTGTCGTCATCGCGGCCTACCTCCTGCTCTCCCTCGCCACGATGGCCCTCTTCTATCTCGCACTGGAGCCCACGCAATCCGGACAGGCGCAGCCGCAGGATCCGGGTTGGCTCGAAATCGTCGGGCAGGAGTCGCTCCTTCTCTACGTTGCGCACCTGCTGGTGCTCTACCGCCTGGGATGGAACGAACACACCCTGGCGTCGACCTTCGGCAATGCACTCGGCCCCTGGGGCGTCATTGCTCTCTTCATCGCCCTCTCCATCGCAATGGCGGGTCTGGCCCTCGGCTGGCAGCGGACGAAAGAAAACCGAAGCCTTCGCGTCTGGGTACAGGTCATCGGACTCACCATCGCGGCCTATGCTCTGGCGTGA